The proteins below come from a single Sorghum bicolor cultivar BTx623 chromosome 4, Sorghum_bicolor_NCBIv3, whole genome shotgun sequence genomic window:
- the LOC8056814 gene encoding probable BOI-related E3 ubiquitin-protein ligase 2 — translation MAVHAQYHAFPHDLDHRAITSSPALDNDATTASAFLVADPATAAGGRNTVLSDLTCDGDNNDTGCLRKRKRARVTMDLQGQRALLPPTPVPVPGPQALALAPTGDVQSRALCGSAFASTSGAAPVSQGLLSHLYRHSVEIDLLLLLRIETERLRARLQDARRRHARAVLSAVERAAARRLRAAEAGLERALARNAELDQRLRQTEAEGAAWQDLARSHEGVAAGLRAALDSLSPRDGSGAVGDAEDAQSCCFEWKQEQGHGEDAEASGGGRKRACRWCGEAEACVLLLPCRHLCLCRRCEGEAGVEACPVCAATKNASLHVLLS, via the exons ATGGCCGTGCACGCGCAGTACCACGCCTTCCCACATGACCTTGACCACCGCGCCATCACCAG CTCGCCAGCGCTGGACAACGACGCCACGACCGCATCGGCGTTCCTCGTCGCCGACCCCGCAACCGCGGCTGGCGGCCGCAACACGGTGCTCAGCGACCTCACCTGCGACGGCGACAACAACGACACAGGCTGCCTCCGCAAGAGGAAGCGCGCGCGGGTGACCATGGACCTGCAAGGCCAGCGTGCTCTTCTGCCCCCgacgccggtgccggtgccggggCCGCAGGCGTTGGCGCTGGCGCCCACGGGGGATGTGCAGAGTAGAGCGCTCTGCGGCTCTGCCTTCGCGTCCACCAGTGGCGCCGCGCCAGTGTCGCAGGGCCTCCTCTCGCACCTCTACCGCCACAGCGTCGAGATcgacctccttctccttctccgcATCGAG ACTGAGCGGCTGCGGGCGAGGCTCCAGGACGCGCGGCGCCGGCACGCCCGCGCCGTGCTGTCGGCGGTGGAACGCGCCGCGGCGCGGCGCCTGAGGGCGGCGGAGGCCGGGCTGGAGCGCGCGCTGGCGCGCAACGCAGAGCTTGACCAGAGGCTCCGGCAGACGGAAGCCGAGGGAGCAGCGTGGCAGGACCTCGCCAGGAGCCACGAGGGCGTCGCGGCAGGCCTACGCGCCGCGCTCGACAGCCTGTCGCCACGCGACGGCTCGGGCGCCGTGGGCGACGCCGAGGACGCGCAGTCATGCTGCTTCGAGTGGAAGCAGGAGCAGGGACACGGCGAGGACGCCGAGGCATCCGGCGGCGGGCGGAAAAGGGCGTGCAGGTGGTGCGGCGAGGCGGAGGCGtgcgtgctgctgctgccgtgcCGGCACCTGTGCCTGTGCCGCCGGTGCGAGGGCGAGGCGGGCGTCGAGGCGTGCCCCGTGTGCGCCGCCACCAAGAACGCCTCGCTCCACGTCCTCCTCTCCTGA